Proteins co-encoded in one Caloenas nicobarica isolate bCalNic1 chromosome 19, bCalNic1.hap1, whole genome shotgun sequence genomic window:
- the LOC135996494 gene encoding olfactory receptor 10A7-like, with the protein MSPEPLQQGNLSSPTMFLLLGFSSAYRAWVTLCLCLCFSLIYLVTVLGNLLIVTLVWLDTHLHSPMYFFLGHLSFLDICYSSVTLPKILRDAFAPQKTISFVGCITQIYFFLCFGGSECMLLAAMAYDRYLAICHPLHYPALMSRKMCHCLVALSWLSGSISSLIQAFLTSRLPFCGSNRIDHLFCEIPFLLKVSCSPNAPLNKAALYVFAGTIAMGSFLLTVVSYVHIIGAVLRRGMGTQRAFATCTSHLIVVSLFFSTGAVAYLSPHSSSSMETDKVLALLYAVVTPMLNPIIYSLRNTEVKGSIRKALRTGVSPVCTKGLGITAE; encoded by the coding sequence ATGAGCCCTGAACCCCTGCAGCAGGGAAATCTCAGCAGCCCCACCATGTTCCTTCTCCTGGGGTTCTCCAGTGCCTACAGAGCATGGGTGACCCTCTGCCTCTGCCTGTGCTTCTCGCTCATCTACCTGGTTACAGTGCTGGGGAACCTGCTCATCGTGACCCTTGTCTGGCTGGACACCCACCTGCACTCCCCCATGTATTTCTTCCTGGGCCACCTCTCCTTCCTGGACATCTGCTACTCCTCTGTCACCCTCCCCAAGATCCTCAGAGATGCCTTCGCACCACAGAAGACCATCTCCTTTGTGGGCTGCATCACGCAGATCtacttcttcctttgctttggtgGCTCTGAGTGCATGCTCCTGGCTGCCATGGCCTACGATCGGTACCTGGCCATCTGCCACCCCCTCCACTACCCAGCACTCATgagcaggaagatgtgtcaCTGCTTAGTGGCTCTTTCGTGGCTGAGCGGCTCCATCTCGTCTCTGATCCAGGCCTTCCTCACATCCCGCTTGCCCTTTTGTGGGTCCAACAGGATTGACCACTTGTTTTGTGAGATACCCTTCTTGCTGAAGGTGTCCTGCAGCCCTAATGCTCCTCTCAACAAGGCTGCCTTATATGTTTTTGCTGGGACTATAGCAATGGGCTCTTTTCTCCTGACCGTGGTGTCGTACGTTCACATCATCGGCGCTGTCCTCCGGAGGGGCATGGGGACGCAGAGGGCGTTTGCCACCTGCACCTCCCACCTGATCGTGGTGTCCCTGTTCTTTAGCACAGGGGCTGTCGCGTACCTGTCACctcactccagcagctccatggaaaCGGATAAGGTCCTCGCCCTGCTGTACGCTGTTGTGACCCCCATGCTCAATCCCATCATCTACAGCTTGAGAAACACCGAGGTCAAAGGGTCCATCAGGAAAGCCCTGCGCACGGGGGTGTCACCGGTGTGCACCAAGGGTCTGGGCATCACTGCGGAGTGA
- the LCNL1 gene encoding lipocalin-like 1 protein codes for MRTAVLSLGLALLCCLRTEAEELGAVGLDKSKIAGKWHIVALASDSESYLQKKDELKMAMATIAVLGEGDLKVSFAIPTPEGCKKRESIYKQTGVPGEYHSSDRGNKTVQVVDTDGKTYAVIFASRVKDGKTLHMLRLYSRTQEVSPKITTLFKTIAREKSFTDEMIKMLPSQEECSVDGA; via the exons ATGAGAACCGCGGTGCTGAGCCTGGGGCtggccctgctctgctgcctgcgcACGGAGGCTGAGGAGCtcggggctgtggggctggacaagagcaag ATTGCAGGGAAATGGCACATTGTTGCTCTGGCCTCCGACTCCGAGAGCTACCTCCAAAAGAAGGACGAGCTGAAGATGGCAATGGCCACCATCGCGGTCCTGGGGGAGGGTGACCTGAAGGTCTCCTTTGCCATTCCCAC CCCGGAGGGATGTAAGAAAAGAGAGTCAATCTACAAGCAAACAGGCGTCCCGGGTGAATACCACAGCTCTG ACAGAGGCAATAAAACGGTGCAGGTGGTGGATACCGACGGCAAGACGTACGCAGTTATCTTTGCCTCCAGAGTGAAGGACGGGAAGACCTTGCACATGCTGAGGCTCTATA GCAGAACCCAGGAGGTGAGCCCCAAAATCACAACGCTGTTCAAGACGATTGCGAGGGAGAAGAGCTTCACTGATGAGATGATCAAGATGCTGCCCAGCCAGG AGGAGTGCAGCGTTGATGGAGCGTAG
- the LOC135996495 gene encoding lipocalin-15-like isoform X2 produces the protein MTVMLPSLALTLLCLLRAGAEVPVQPGFNAEKFAGTWHVTAAVANCSMFMKMKDGMKSSIATISFTVEGDLLMKLAWPMLDKCQKFELLFQRSGQAGHYVAAQEKKDLRVVETDYSSYAIVRELHQSGQELTAALQLLTREQDVSPQLLQKFKELIPTVGLNKDTLVILPKSDQCSEAIS, from the exons ATGACGGTGATGCTGCCCAGCCTGGCActgaccctgctctgcctgctgcgggcaggggctgaggtCCCCGTGCAGCCGGGCTTCAACGCTGAGAAG tttgcagGGACGTGGCATGTTACAGCTGCCGTTGCCAACTGCTCCATGTTCATGAAGATGAAGGATGGGATGAAGTCGTCCATTGCCACCATCAGCTTCACGGTGGAGGGAGACCTGCTTATGAAACTCGCCTGGCCCAT GCTGGACAAATGCCAGAAGTTTGAGCTGCTCTTCCAGCGAagtgggcaggcagggcactATGTGG CAGCACAAGAGAAGAAGGATCTGCGTGTGGTGGAGACGGACTACAGCAGCTACGCCATCGTGCGTGAGCTCCACCAGAGCGGGCAGGAGCTCACGGCCgcgctgcagctcctca CGCGGGAGCAGGATGTGagcccccagctcctgcagaagtTCAAAGAGCTCATCCCCACCGTGGGTCTGAACAAGGACACGCTGGTCATCCTGCCCAAGTCGG ATCAGTGCTCTGAGGCCATCAG ctga
- the LOC135996495 gene encoding lipocalin-15-like isoform X1: protein MTVMLPSLALTLLCLLRAGAEVPVQPGFNAEKFAGTWHVTAAVANCSMFMKMKDGMKSSIATISFTVEGDLLMKLAWPMLDKCQKFELLFQRSGQAGHYVGMCGQGDQSQGHPETEGGHHQSLCPGSCGRWVWTLPPSLGERSCCRGVPGSARSHRGSLLISPLGKSGAQALSLGPRRGPRRCLDCATLSDWALFGVL from the exons ATGACGGTGATGCTGCCCAGCCTGGCActgaccctgctctgcctgctgcgggcaggggctgaggtCCCCGTGCAGCCGGGCTTCAACGCTGAGAAG tttgcagGGACGTGGCATGTTACAGCTGCCGTTGCCAACTGCTCCATGTTCATGAAGATGAAGGATGGGATGAAGTCGTCCATTGCCACCATCAGCTTCACGGTGGAGGGAGACCTGCTTATGAAACTCGCCTGGCCCAT GCTGGACAAATGCCAGAAGTTTGAGCTGCTCTTCCAGCGAagtgggcaggcagggcactATGTGGGTATGTGTGGGCAGGGGGATCAGAGCCAGGGACACCCTGAAACGGAGGGTGGGCACCACCAGTCCCTGTGCCCGGGGAGCTGCGGGAGGTGGGTTTGGACTCTGCCTCCATCTCTTGGCGAGAGGTCGTGCTGCAGGGGGGTGCCCGGCTCTGCCAGATCACACAGGGGTTCCCTTCTCATATCCCCCTTGGGCAAATCTGGGGCTCAGGCCTTGAGCCTTGGTCCCCGTCGGGGGCCGCGGAGGTGCCTTGACTGTGCCACATTGTCTGACTGGGCACTGTTTGGAGTCCTTTAG
- the LOC135996497 gene encoding lipocalin-like, with amino-acid sequence MHPSLLGVLGLALLGTLHAQDSVPVQTDFQQDKITGRWYTIGLASNSNWFKGKKHLMKMCTTVISTTADGNLEVTATYPKGDRCEKRNSLYTKTEQPGRFSYTNPRWGSEHDIRVVETNYKEYAMVFTQISKSTGSSTMVLLYSRTKELSPERLERFTQFSKEQDLTDEEILILTPTDQCMADAA; translated from the exons ATGCACCCCTCGCTGCTCGGCGTCCTGGGGCTGGCCCTGCTGGGGACACTGCACGCGCAGGACAGCGTTCCCGTGCAGACCGACTTCCAGCAGGACAAG ATCACAGGGAGGTGGTACACCATCGGCCTGGCCTCCAACTCCAACTGGTTCAAGGGCAAAAAGCACCTGATGAAGATGTGCACCACGGTCATCTCTACCACTGCAGATGGGAACCTGGAAGTCACTGCCACCTACCCCAA GGGTGACCGCTGTGAGAAGAGGAACAGCCTTTACACCAAGACGGAGCAGCCTGGGCGGTTCAGCTACACCAACCCAC GCTGGGGCAGTGAGCACGACATCCGCGTGGTGGAGACCAACTACAAGGAGTACGCCATGGTGTTCACCCAGATCTCCAAGAGCACTGGCTCCTCCACCATGGTGCTGCTCTACA GCCGGACCAAGGAGCTCAGTCCTGAGCGCCTGGAGAGATTCACGCAATTCTCCAAGGAGCAAGACCTGACGGATGAAGAGATCCTCATCCTGACCCCAACAG acCAATGCATGGCAGATGCTGCCTAG